The sequence TTACAGAAGCTAATAAATCATTTGATACTGCTTGTTGTCCTTCAGTAAGCTTTCCTTCCCATGCAAAATTAACTGTTCTTTGAACAGGTATCGGTTCTGATAAATGATAAAATTTCTGACTAGTGTCTACTCTGCCTAATTGAATACATTCTGGACAAAAATAATGATTATTACATAATTGAACTATAGACTTATTCTGAATCTGACCACACCGTAGACATTGAATTGTTTTTTCATTTACTTCTTGCATCGTTGATAATTTTTGACCATGTTCCTCGACTAGTTCTATATCATCAACTTCTTTTTTTAAGATTTTTCTTCCCCATAATTCCTGCATTTTTCTCCTCCGTAATTAAACTACGCATTTTATCCTTACTATCTTTTTATTTTAAAAAAAAGTTTAAATACAAAACATTCCGCAAAAAAAAACACGGCTAATTCACTTTTCAGCAAATCAGACGCATTTTTATTTGATATGAAGCATTATCTGGGCTTAGATAGCCTATTTCAAAAAAATAAGTGAACCAAAACTTAAAACACGTTTTGGTTCACTTGATTGATTAGTCATTTCCAATTAAATTTAGTGCTTGCTGTAACACTTTTTCTCCGTTCATCATGCCGTAATCTGCCATGTTGATCACTTCTAGCGGAATCCCTTTTGGTTCTAAACGTTTCTCAAAATCGCTTTTCATGAATCGAACTTGAGGACCTAATAATAACACGTCTACAGGTTTACTCTCTAAATTGTTATCTGCATCTGAGGCAGATACAGCAAAAATATCCGTATCTAATCCCTGTGCATCAGCTGCTTTTTGCATTTTCGTTACAAGTAAACTTGTACTCATTCCAGCAGAACATACAAGCATGATTGTTTTTTTAGCCATGAAAGCCATCTCCTTTTTTCTAATGATAACATAACATATTTTTAAATTCTCTTAATCTTAGTATAGTAAAATTTTGCTTTTTGTCAACGCTTCCTGCTTTTGGTCGTTTATGTTTCCCTATCTTAAAAAATCCAATTAGATTTTAATAGTTTATTAAAAACTATATACTCTTTTTCAATATTGACTTGTGCCACTTGGTAACCTGCATTAAGCCAACCATACGCGCCTTTTTCAGGATGTTTGTGGTCATTTGCCCACCAATCAATATCTGTACGTGCTGTTTTAGGAAGTCCTGAATGTGGAAAAAGTAACTCGTCAAATTGAGTAAACGTTAAAGTTACTTGTGAACCACCATTGGTTGTTAAATAATGGGTAACGCTATCATATTTCTTTTGACGCTCTTTTGCCAAATCATTCACTCCCTTGTCTTTACAGTAATTTTTCTTTTCATCATTATCTCATAAAAACTAGCATAAGCAAATGAAGGTCTCTTATATTTTTTAAGAGAATGGTTGCGTCTTGTCTTTATTTTTTTTATACTTAAAGTATTATGTAGTAAAGGACTGAGCAAATGCTTGATAGTTATTTTACCATTCGCTCTGATGGAGAGAGCGAAATCGAAATAAAAAAGTCACGTTTTATCTGTTCGCTTAAACGAGTTTATTCAGAGGATGAAGCAAAGGAATTTATTGCTCAAAAGAAAAAGGAGCATTGGAAAGCCAATCATAATTGTAGTGCTTTTATAATCGGTGAAAAAAGTGATATCCAACGTAGCAGCGATGATGGAGAACCAAGTGGAACAGCGGGTGTTCCCATGCTGGAAGTTTTAAAAAAGCAAGAATTGATCAACGTAGCGGCCGTCGTCACTCGCTATTTTGGCGGAACAAAACTTGGGGCTGGCGGCTTGATCAGAGCTTATAGTCATGCTGTTTCACATGCATTAAACACCATTGGACTAGTTGAAGGGAAATTGCAGCAGGAAATTCGTTTAACGATCAGTTATCCTAATTTGGGAAACGTTCAAAATTTTATAGAACATAATCCTTATACACTGCAAGACACGGTTTATGGAGAACAAGTTGACGTTATTTGCCTTGTAGATGAAATAAAATCCGAGCAATTTATGGCAGAAATCGTCGAACTATTAAATGGACAAGTTACATTTAAAGAAGGCGAATGTTCTTATCATGAAATACCCATCATAAAAAAGGAGCAATTAGATGACATTTGAAGAAGTATTACCTCATATTAAAAAAGGAGCCAAAGCTGTAAGAGAAGGTTGGGGAGGTTTTGAATTATATATTGAACTCAGAGATGAGCTTGGGCTATCTGACGGGACTTTTCTACAAGTTACCCCTTATTTTCTAATTAAAACATCTGATGAAGGATATAGCATGTTTTCACCAACACCGTGTGATGTCTTGGCTGAAGACTGGAAAATTGTCAGCATAGATTAGAAAAGTCATAATGAAGCTAGAACACTTGAACTAAGTTGTTCTAGCTTTTCTTATAGTATCAAGAAAAGAGGGGCAAGTATGAAATTTGATGAATACCAAGGAAAAACAATCTTTATAACTGGTGCTGCTTCTGGCATAGGGCAAGCTCAAGCAATCGCTTTTGTAAATCAAGGTGCCAATGTTTTAGGAATGGATCTTGATGAAACAGGATTGGCTGCGACTATCAAAAAAACAAGAGACTCTACTGGTAAATTCATAACATTTACTGGAGATGTGACAAAAGAAAATGAAATTAGTACAGCTGTTAAAAAAGCGAATGCGTTATTTGGACCTATTCGTATTTTATTGAATACTGCTGGGATTTTAGATGATTACACCCCTACTTTGGACACAACAGAAGCCCTATGGGATCGGATTTTAGCAGTTAATCTGAAAGGAACATTCTTAGTTACCAATCAAGTCTTACCCCAAATGTTGACACAAAAACATGGTGTGATCATCAATATGGCATCAATTGCTGGATTGGTTGCTGGTGGCGGAGGTGCTGCTTATACAGCTTCTAAACATGCCATAATAGGCTACACTAAGCAATTGGATCACGACTATATAAGACAAGGTATCCGAGCAAATGCAATTGCGCCTGGTGCGATTCAAACACCTATGAACGCTGCTGATTTTGCTGGTGACGGAAAAATGGCGCAATGGGTCGCAAACGAAACACCCGCTGGACGTTGGGCAAAACCAGAAGAAGTTGCTTCTCTAACTCTTTTTCTGGCTAGCAAGCAGGCAGACTATATTCATGGAACTGTGATGACAATCGATGGCGGCTGGTTGGAAAAATAATAACCTAGTACTTTACAAGCAACACAATCTTCGTTATCATAAAAAACAGTGAAGCAATTCACACTATGACACTTCAGCTGGCAGTCTTTTTTTCTGTCACTTCCTTTGGTCATAGTTATCACTAAAACAGAGAATCTGTTTTACAAAGGAGAATACAAATGAATGATCCAAACTCACAGACTAAAGCTTGGTCTGTTATTGCTTTAACAAAAATGGCCTTGATCACTGCACTCTATGTTGTTGTCACTATTTTTTTGGCCCCTTTTAGTTTTGGAGCTGTCCAACTCAGATTTTCAGAGTTATTTAATTATTTACCACTTTTCAATAAACGTTACATCATTGCCGTAACTTTAGGAGTAGCTATCTCAAATTTTGCTTCACCATTAGGGTTAGTGGATGTCATCATCGGTAGCTTGTCGACATTTGTTGTCTTACTTTTATCCTATTATGTGACGAAAAGGCTAAAAAATCCGGTTAAAAAAATGATTGTCACAGCAATTATTTGTTCGCTATCGATGTTTACCGTTGCCGGACAATTAACTTTTTTTTATCATCTGCCGTTTTTCTACACATGGCTAACAGTTGCTATTGGTGAACTATTATCAATGGCCTTTGGCGGGATTTTTATATACTGGATCAATGAAAAAATAGATTTAACAAAATAAAAAAAGGGAATGAAAACAGACGGCTCTCCAATTATAGATGAGCTGAAAGTCTTCATTTCCTTTTTCGCTTATTTTTCTAAATAAAACTCAAAACGGTTTCCTACATATTGTGTTCTTACATATTCAAACGGTGTACCATTTTCAAAATAAGATATTTGACGTAAACGAAGAATAGCATCACCACGTTTGATTTTTAAATAATCCGCAATTTGTTCTGAGGCTAACATTGCTGAAATTGTTTGATTAGCATGTCCAATCTTATTGCCGCCTTTTTCTTCCAAAGTTTTATAGAAAGAACTGGTAATTTCTGTTTTACTATATTGATCGACTAATGAGTATGGCACACTAGCAACTTCAAAACAGATTGGTAAATCATCTGCAAACCGAACCCGCTCCATGCGTACGATTTGTTCATTTTCTTTTAGGTTTAATTTTTCCATTTCACTAGAACTTGGTTTGGCTACATAATAGGAAATAGTACGGCTGGAAGGTACTCGATTTTGGGAAAGCATGATATCTGTGAAGCTGGTTGTTCCTGTCATTTTTTCTTGAACTTTCTTGCGGGCAACATAGGTTCCCGAACCAATCTTACGCTCTAAAATCCCTTCATCTGCAAGTGTCTGAATGGCCTGCCTTAACGTCATCCGACTAACACTGAACTGAATGGCCAGCTCACGTTCTGACGGAAGCCTGTCTCCAATCTTCCAAACACCATGTTCAATGTCATCTTTAATTTTATCGTGTATTTGAATATAAACTGGTAAACTTGAGACCATCTTATTTCCTCCTTTTTATTCTTCTTTATTATAACTGGTATATACCTCATAAACAACCAAAAGTTCGAAAAGCTAGTGAAGAAAGCGTTCGTAAAAACAATTTGGTACGCTTAAAGCAAAATAAATGCTATTTGTAAGCATTGTCTTTATTGTATAACGAAACATAAACAAAAAGAAAGAAAAATTCAAGAAAGTAGACTATTTTTCTAAACAATTATTTGCAAAAAAGGGTGTGGTACAAAAGTAAAAATCACTTTTGTTTCACACCCTAAATATGAATAAACGGTGGGAGCAGAAGCAATCCCCTTCTTATTTCTCGGGGTTAAACACTCCTGTCCCAACCTCAACTATTTACGAATGGACTTTTTCTTCATCCATCATTTTATTGGCCGTTGCCATCATCAAACGAATCCGATTCAGCTGATTCACTAATGACACACCTGGATCATAATCGATTGGCGCAATATTAGCTTTAGGATATTGACGGCGAAGTTCTTTCGTCACACCTTTCCCTACAACATGGTTAGGTAAACAACCAAAAGGCTGCATACAAACGATATTATTGACATCCGACTTTAATAGCTCAATCATTTCTCCTGTTAAGAACCAACCTTCACCTGTATGATTTCCGATTGAAAGAATTTTTCCAGCATCTTCAGCTAAATCATGGATAGAGCTCAGTCCTTCAAATCGTTTAGAATTTCTCAATGCCTTGTCCATTGGTTTCTCAACATATTCAATGATTCGGATGGCAAATTGAGCGAGATTCTTACTTTGTTTAGACATCCCCATATTATCGTATTTCCAAATTTGGTTATACAAAGAGTAATTCATAAACCCAACTATATCCGGTACAACGGCTTCCGCTCCTTCGGCTTCAAGCAAACGAACAATATCATTATTCGCAGTTGGTGAGTATTTCACTAAGATTTCACCAACGATTCCAACTTTAGGTTTCTTAACTTCGTTCAATGGAATTTCATCAAATTCTTTGATGATTTTTTTCATATTTCGATTGAATAAGGTTAATGAACCATTGCGAACATTTTTCTCGATTTTTTTTAGCCATTTAGCGTGAAGGGCATCGATCATTCCGACTTCTGTTTCATAAGGTCGAGTGCGGTAAACAACTCTCTCGAATAAATCTCCATATAAAAACGCTACAGCGACACGTTTCAACATTGGTAATGTAAATTTAAATCCTGGATTAGACTCAACCCCTTTATTTCCCATCGAAACTGAAACGACAGGAACTTGCGGGAATCCTGCATCGTTCAAGGCTTTCCTAAGTAACGGTATATAATTTGTTGCACGACAACCACCACCTGTTTGCGTCATCATCACGCTGACGTGATCTAAATCATATTCTCCACTTTCTAGCGCTTCAACTAATTGACCAATTGAAATGATGGCTGGATAACAGGCATCATTATTTACGTATTTCAGACCAACGTTTACAGCTTCTCGATCATCTGCTGGTAAACAAACGACATTATAGCCAGAAGCTTTTAAAGCCACATCTACTAAACCAGATTGATGAATTGGGCTTAACATCGGTAATAATAAGGTATGCGTCTTTTTCATTTCCTTGGTAAAGATAATTTTCTCCGGTTCTTCGTGCTGTAATTTTGGCTCAAAATTCATTTTTTCTCGCTCTCCAACAGCTGCTTTTAAAGAACGTAACCGAATACGGATCGCACCTAAATTCGAGCCTTCATCGATTTTCAAAACGGTATAAATTTTCCCGTATTGGTCCATGATTTCTTCGACTTGATCCGTTGTGACAGCATCCAAACCACAACCAAACGAATTCAGCTGAACCAACTCAAGATTCTTCGATTTCGCGACAACACGAGCCGCCGCATATAAACGAGAATGATACACCCATTGGTTCACAACACGTAAATTTCCGACATCACTTAAATGAGAAACACAATCTTCGGTCAATACATGGAAACCTTCTTGAGTGATCACATCTGCAATGCCATGATTGATTTCTGGATCCAAATGATAAGGACGGCCAGATAACACGATGCCCTTTTCCCCTTTTTGATTCAGCATCACGAGTGTTTCTTCCCCTTTATTGCGGATATCTTCTTTGAACGCATCTAATTCTTCATACCCATGTCGTAATGCTTGAGCAACTTGTTCAGCTGTGATTCCCAAATCTGCAAATGTTTCGCTTAAAACTTTGACAACCGATGCTTCATTAGCTAAATTGATATACGGATTACGATAATCGACTTTTCCATCACGAATGTCATCTACATTATTACGGATAACATCAGGGTAACTTTGTACAATGGGACAGTTAAAATGATTATCTGCTTCGGCTGATTCTTGGCGTTCAAAAACGACACCCGGGTAAAAGATCATCGGTATGTTTGAATCGATCAGCGCTTGAATATGACCATGAGAAATTTTTGCAGGATAACAAGCTGTATCACTTGGAATTGTTTCCATTCCTTGTTCGTACAACGCTTTGTTTGATCGTGGTGACAACTCCACTCTAAAACCTAGATCAGTGAAAAACGTATGCCATAGTGGATAATTTTCATACATATTCAAAACTCGTGGGATTCCGATTCTGCCATGTACTGCATCTTTTTCTTTCAACGGACGATATTTAAATAGTTTACGGTATTTATAGTCAACCAAATTAACTCTGCGATCTTCTCTTTTCACCTTTATTCTAGCGCCGCGTTCACAACGATTTCCAGTCACAAATTGGCGTCCATCAGAAAAAATCGTAACAGTCATCATACAATTATTTTCACATAAACCACAATGGGTAAACTCTTTATCTGCAGTAAAAGTGTCCAGCTCTTCCAAACCGAGAATCGTTGTTTCCTGTCCTAATTCATAATTTTCTAACGCGATCAACGCAGCCCCATACGCGCCCATCAAGCCTGCAATAGAAGGACGGACGACTTCTCGTTCACTAATCATCTCAAAGGCACGCAAAACAGCTTCATTATAGAATGTTCCACCTTGGCAAACGATTTTTTTGCCTAATTCTTCTGGACGTCGCACTTTGATTACTTTATAAATCGCATTTTTGATTACAGAATAAGACAAGCCAGCAGAAATATCCCCTACTGATGCGCCTTCTTTTTGCACTTGTTTGACTTTTGAATTCATGAATACCGTACAACGAGAACCCAAATCAACCGGCGCTTTAGAGCTCAGTGCTTCGAGGGCAAAGTCTTTTACATCAAAATTCAATGATTTGGCGAACGTTTCAATGAACGAACCGCACCCTGAAGAACAAGCTTCATTCAATTGAATGGAAGATAATACACCGTCTTTGATGGTCATCGCCTTCATGTCTTGACCACCGATATCTAAAATGAAATCAACTCCTGGCTGAAAATGATCAGCAGCTTTGTAATGAGCCATAGTTTCGACTTCTCCAATATCGACTTTCAATGCATTTTTGATCAAATGTTCTCCATATCCAGTCACGGCGGCTTTTCCGATAAATACATCTTTTGGTAATTGTTGGTACAACTCTTTCAAAACACTCATTGTTGTTTCTAAGGGCTGACCTTGATTGTTCCCGTAAAATGAAAATAATAGGTTGCCTTCTTCATCAATCAATGTAACTTTTGTCGTCGTAGATCCTGCATCGATCCCTAAGAAAGCAACACCATGATGGTCAGCTAACGCTTTTTCTTGTGCTTTAGCTTGATCATGACGTGTTCTAAACTCTTTTAATTCTACTTCATCTTGAAATAACGGCTCTAATGTATCGGTTGGTTTTAATTGTTCTTGATCACCTTTTGTCAAACGGTGGATCAAATCAGATAAGGTCGTTGGCCTTGCTCCTTCTGAGTAAATTGCCGCGCCCATCGCCACAAATAGTTGTGGATTTTCTGGAAAGATTACATCTTCTGGTTTCACATCTAAAGTTTCAATGAATCGTTTTCTAAGTTCAGACATAAAGAAAAGTGGACCACCTAAAAAGGCGATTTTTCCTTTGATCTTTCGACCAGCTGCGAGTCCTGCGATTGTTTGGTTGACCACTGCTTGAAAAATACTTGCTGAAATATCTTCTTTTGCGGCGCCTTCGTTGATCAAAGGCTGAACATCGGTCTTAGCAAAAACGCCACATCTTGATGCAATCGGATAGATTGTTTGATAATTTTTAGCCAGCTCATTAACTCCGTTAGCATCGGTTTTTAACAAAACCGCCATTTGATCGATAAAAGCACCCGTTCCACCAGCACAGCTCCCATTCATTCGCTGTTCTAATGCTCCTTCAAAAAAGGTGATCTTCGCATCTTCCCCACCTAATTCAATTGCTACGTCTGTTTCTGGAATGATCTCTTCTACTGTTTTTGTACAGGCAATTACCTCTTGAACAAAAGAAATAGTCAAGACATCTGCAAGTCCCATACCACCAGAACCTGTAATCGTCATTGTGATCGGTGTTTTTTCACCCAATTCAACCATTGCTTCATGTAAAACTTTTTCGGTTGCCGCTTTTACATCTGAGTAATGTCGTTCATATTTTGCAAATTTTGTATGATTTTCTTTATCAATAATTACTAATTTCACAGTTGTTGAACCAACGTCTATTCCTGCTCTTAATGTCATAATTTTTATCTCCTTAAATTCCATACCCTTTTATTTCACAACACTTTGTTGATTATCCTACAAGGTGTCTGATATAATACTTATGTATATTTTAGAAAGATTCTAATTTAATTGCAACTAGCAAAACACCCAAATTTGTGAGATAAGCAACAAACTTTCAAAAACTGTTGATTATTTCGAAAGGAATTTTTTATGTCAAAGAAAACCGACCTTCGGGTAATGCGAACACACAAAATGATTATTGAAGCTTTCTTTCACTTAGTAGATGAAAAAGGATACGACTGTATAACGATCCAAGACATTGCAGACGAAGCAATGATCAATCGAGCGACTTTCTATGCTCATTTCAAAGACAAACAAGACCTTTATGAACAAATTTTTGATTTTGCAATCAATGCCTTTACATCTGTTATCGACACAGAGCAGATTATTGTCAGCAATCGGATCAAAGTAAAACAGATTGAATTTTTACTGTCAAATATTTATATTAATATTCAAAAAAATAAAAATTTCTTTCTGACAATCATGGACGGTAGTTCAAACGAGTTGTTACGTAAGAAGTTAGCAGATATTGTTTATGAGAAATATGCAGATATCTTTTCTAAGCTAAAAATCACGGAGAATGATATTGAAGTGCCAATTGATTTTATCATCGAATATATGACTTCTATATTTATCGGGACACTTCATTGGTGGATCACAAGTGACACAGACATGTCTCCAAACCATTTAGCTAGGTTAGTTATTAAATTAGTTGGAAATGGCCATTTAACTGTTTTAGGGCTTGAAATCGATAAATAAATACCCATCTAAAGGAAAATAGCCTGAACCAACATTTTTATGTTGGTTCAGGCTATTATTAATTAAAAGATTTAGCGGTTCTTCGCACGCCATTTTTTTGTATGGGCAGTATCTCTAGTAGACACAATTTGGATGCCCTTTGCGTTGTCCTTATTTTTCTTTTTAGAAAAAAGATTTACTTTGACATCATATTTACCTTCACGTGCTAAGTCATAGACTTTTTCAGCCGTTTCAGTTATTTTCTCTTTGATATTCATTCCGTTCACTCCTCATACTTTTTCATTCACTTTATCACATATTCCGAAAAAAGAGAACAAAAGTTACTATCAAATTTTTTTAACAAAAAAAAGAACAACTCCATCTGAGTTGTTCTAATAAAAAACTGGGGTAGCTGGATTCGAACCAACGCATGACAGGATCAAAACCTGTTGCCTTACCGCTTGGCTATACCCCAAAGGTTAAAATGGAGGAAAGTGGATTCGAACCACTGAACCCTAAGGAACGGATTTACAGTCCGTCGCGTTTAGCCACTTCGCTATTCCTCCAAAAGGTTTTTAGTAACAAACCTGACTTAGTTATAATACAAAACTTTTGAACAAAATGCAAGCCTTTTTCGAAA is a genomic window of Enterococcus haemoperoxidus ATCC BAA-382 containing:
- a CDS encoding PTS sugar transporter subunit IIB, translating into MAKKTIMLVCSAGMSTSLLVTKMQKAADAQGLDTDIFAVSASDADNNLESKPVDVLLLGPQVRFMKSDFEKRLEPKGIPLEVINMADYGMMNGEKVLQQALNLIGND
- a CDS encoding QueT transporter family protein, whose translation is MNDPNSQTKAWSVIALTKMALITALYVVVTIFLAPFSFGAVQLRFSELFNYLPLFNKRYIIAVTLGVAISNFASPLGLVDVIIGSLSTFVVLLLSYYVTKRLKNPVKKMIVTAIICSLSMFTVAGQLTFFYHLPFFYTWLTVAIGELLSMAFGGIFIYWINEKIDLTK
- a CDS encoding GntR family transcriptional regulator produces the protein MVSSLPVYIQIHDKIKDDIEHGVWKIGDRLPSERELAIQFSVSRMTLRQAIQTLADEGILERKIGSGTYVARKKVQEKMTGTTSFTDIMLSQNRVPSSRTISYYVAKPSSSEMEKLNLKENEQIVRMERVRFADDLPICFEVASVPYSLVDQYSKTEITSSFYKTLEEKGGNKIGHANQTISAMLASEQIADYLKIKRGDAILRLRQISYFENGTPFEYVRTQYVGNRFEFYLEK
- a CDS encoding DUF2829 domain-containing protein, coding for MTFEEVLPHIKKGAKAVREGWGGFELYIELRDELGLSDGTFLQVTPYFLIKTSDEGYSMFSPTPCDVLAEDWKIVSID
- a CDS encoding TetR/AcrR family transcriptional regulator, whose product is MSKKTDLRVMRTHKMIIEAFFHLVDEKGYDCITIQDIADEAMINRATFYAHFKDKQDLYEQIFDFAINAFTSVIDTEQIIVSNRIKVKQIEFLLSNIYINIQKNKNFFLTIMDGSSNELLRKKLADIVYEKYADIFSKLKITENDIEVPIDFIIEYMTSIFIGTLHWWITSDTDMSPNHLARLVIKLVGNGHLTVLGLEIDK
- a CDS encoding DUF7662 domain-containing protein — protein: MAKERQKKYDSVTHYLTTNGGSQVTLTFTQFDELLFPHSGLPKTARTDIDWWANDHKHPEKGAYGWLNAGYQVAQVNIEKEYIVFNKLLKSNWIF
- a CDS encoding YigZ family protein; the protein is MLDSYFTIRSDGESEIEIKKSRFICSLKRVYSEDEAKEFIAQKKKEHWKANHNCSAFIIGEKSDIQRSSDDGEPSGTAGVPMLEVLKKQELINVAAVVTRYFGGTKLGAGGLIRAYSHAVSHALNTIGLVEGKLQQEIRLTISYPNLGNVQNFIEHNPYTLQDTVYGEQVDVICLVDEIKSEQFMAEIVELLNGQVTFKEGECSYHEIPIIKKEQLDDI
- a CDS encoding 3-oxoacyl-ACP reductase, producing the protein MKFDEYQGKTIFITGAASGIGQAQAIAFVNQGANVLGMDLDETGLAATIKKTRDSTGKFITFTGDVTKENEISTAVKKANALFGPIRILLNTAGILDDYTPTLDTTEALWDRILAVNLKGTFLVTNQVLPQMLTQKHGVIINMASIAGLVAGGGGAAYTASKHAIIGYTKQLDHDYIRQGIRANAIAPGAIQTPMNAADFAGDGKMAQWVANETPAGRWAKPEEVASLTLFLASKQADYIHGTVMTIDGGWLEK
- a CDS encoding 2-hydroxyacyl-CoA dehydratase; this translates as MTLRAGIDVGSTTVKLVIIDKENHTKFAKYERHYSDVKAATEKVLHEAMVELGEKTPITMTITGSGGMGLADVLTISFVQEVIACTKTVEEIIPETDVAIELGGEDAKITFFEGALEQRMNGSCAGGTGAFIDQMAVLLKTDANGVNELAKNYQTIYPIASRCGVFAKTDVQPLINEGAAKEDISASIFQAVVNQTIAGLAAGRKIKGKIAFLGGPLFFMSELRKRFIETLDVKPEDVIFPENPQLFVAMGAAIYSEGARPTTLSDLIHRLTKGDQEQLKPTDTLEPLFQDEVELKEFRTRHDQAKAQEKALADHHGVAFLGIDAGSTTTKVTLIDEEGNLLFSFYGNNQGQPLETTMSVLKELYQQLPKDVFIGKAAVTGYGEHLIKNALKVDIGEVETMAHYKAADHFQPGVDFILDIGGQDMKAMTIKDGVLSSIQLNEACSSGCGSFIETFAKSLNFDVKDFALEALSSKAPVDLGSRCTVFMNSKVKQVQKEGASVGDISAGLSYSVIKNAIYKVIKVRRPEELGKKIVCQGGTFYNEAVLRAFEMISEREVVRPSIAGLMGAYGAALIALENYELGQETTILGLEELDTFTADKEFTHCGLCENNCMMTVTIFSDGRQFVTGNRCERGARIKVKREDRRVNLVDYKYRKLFKYRPLKEKDAVHGRIGIPRVLNMYENYPLWHTFFTDLGFRVELSPRSNKALYEQGMETIPSDTACYPAKISHGHIQALIDSNIPMIFYPGVVFERQESAEADNHFNCPIVQSYPDVIRNNVDDIRDGKVDYRNPYINLANEASVVKVLSETFADLGITAEQVAQALRHGYEELDAFKEDIRNKGEETLVMLNQKGEKGIVLSGRPYHLDPEINHGIADVITQEGFHVLTEDCVSHLSDVGNLRVVNQWVYHSRLYAAARVVAKSKNLELVQLNSFGCGLDAVTTDQVEEIMDQYGKIYTVLKIDEGSNLGAIRIRLRSLKAAVGEREKMNFEPKLQHEEPEKIIFTKEMKKTHTLLLPMLSPIHQSGLVDVALKASGYNVVCLPADDREAVNVGLKYVNNDACYPAIISIGQLVEALESGEYDLDHVSVMMTQTGGGCRATNYIPLLRKALNDAGFPQVPVVSVSMGNKGVESNPGFKFTLPMLKRVAVAFLYGDLFERVVYRTRPYETEVGMIDALHAKWLKKIEKNVRNGSLTLFNRNMKKIIKEFDEIPLNEVKKPKVGIVGEILVKYSPTANNDIVRLLEAEGAEAVVPDIVGFMNYSLYNQIWKYDNMGMSKQSKNLAQFAIRIIEYVEKPMDKALRNSKRFEGLSSIHDLAEDAGKILSIGNHTGEGWFLTGEMIELLKSDVNNIVCMQPFGCLPNHVVGKGVTKELRRQYPKANIAPIDYDPGVSLVNQLNRIRLMMATANKMMDEEKVHS